gtaagtaagtaagtaagtaagtaagtaagtaagtaagtaagtaggtgggtgggtgggtgggtgggtgggtggatggatggatggatggatggatagatagatagatagatagatagatagatagatagatagatagatagatagatagatagatagatagatagatagatagatagatagatagatagatagatagatagatagatagatagatagatagatagatttgacCATTGTTTTGGACTTACCTCTATTCTGATTTTGCTGTCTCATTGCAGGATGATCTGGAAACTTGCTTTATCCTTGTTTCTCATGTCCACTCTGATTCAACTatcagaaagcaggaaaaaccgtCCCGCAGGAGCCATTCCTTCCCCTTACAAAGACAGCAGAAGCAACAATTCTGAGAGGCGGCAGCATCTGAACAAAGAGGTGCTCGCTTCCAGCCAGGAAGCCCTGGTAGTCACAGAGAGGAAGTACCTGAAGAGTGACTGGTGCAAAACACAACCCTTGCGACAGACTGTCAGCGAGGAGGGCTGCATCAGCCGTACCATCATCAACCGCTTCTGCTATGGCCAGTGCAACTCCTTTTATATCCCACGCCAcgtgaagaaggaagaggaatcCTTCCAGTCCTGTGCCTTCTGCAAGCCACAGAAGGTCACCTCCTTCACCGTGGAGCTAGAATGCCCTGAACTGGACCCACCGTTCCGACTTAAGAAAATCCAGAAAGTCAAGCAATGCCGCTGCATGTCTGTGAACCTGAGCAGTACAGGCAAACAGCAGAAGTGAGAGCTGATGACCGACCCCACTAGCACCATTGCGGCATGTCTCCTTTTTCATAGACAGATGGACTGATTGGTTTCTTGATTGTGTTTATAATTTGTGGTTGAGTCATTTCTGGAGCAGCTCTGTGCATGCCATTTGCCtactggatataaaggctggctTGGGCTGGTCACAGGGTTAGTCCCTATGCCCAAAGCAGTTGTTTGGCCATTTGGTCTGTGTCACTTAAGGGCAAAGCCAGGCTCAAGCATCAGAAAGAATCATTTAGGTTTCCAACAGATTGAGTCTCACAACCAGCACTTCCACTATGTGGGAAACCTTGTGGCTTTCACTCTATCCTT
The Pogona vitticeps strain Pit_001003342236 chromosome 1, PviZW2.1, whole genome shotgun sequence genome window above contains:
- the GREM2 gene encoding gremlin-2, with amino-acid sequence MAQVFGIGFLLRMIWKLALSLFLMSTLIQLSESRKNRPAGAIPSPYKDSRSNNSERRQHLNKEVLASSQEALVVTERKYLKSDWCKTQPLRQTVSEEGCISRTIINRFCYGQCNSFYIPRHVKKEEESFQSCAFCKPQKVTSFTVELECPELDPPFRLKKIQKVKQCRCMSVNLSSTGKQQK